In a genomic window of Halostella litorea:
- a CDS encoding M20 family metallopeptidase, with protein sequence MAETPPRERLERLIAELVAIETENPPGNEGPCARFVADWFEERGIDASLVFEPDEDRPQAVATVGDGDPTVVLNGHLDVVPADEPGEWAHDPYDPTVEDGRMYGRGTVDMKAGIAIAMLTAERLRDELESGSLDGSVVVHAAMGEETGDPGTKSLLDAGYDGDYGVVLEPTGMRTATSAKGLGWYEVTVGGEASHASRPDQGSNAVRNAEPVLDAIAEYDAELRERVDDLVGPAYATVTAFEAGVGSNRGILPGAAHITLDRRVLPDESIEAVDREVADLLAAVEREHGVEVTWERDTTYESAAVPVDSPLAETFRAHSAEIAGVAPDPYGIRAATDVRNFVNDAGMEAVTWGPGSLARAHTRDEFVELDAVETGLEVLEAATRDLLNG encoded by the coding sequence ATGGCCGAGACACCGCCGCGGGAGCGGCTCGAACGGTTGATCGCGGAACTGGTGGCGATAGAGACCGAGAACCCGCCGGGCAACGAGGGGCCGTGTGCCCGGTTCGTCGCCGACTGGTTCGAGGAGCGCGGCATCGACGCATCGCTGGTGTTCGAACCGGACGAGGACCGGCCGCAGGCGGTCGCGACGGTCGGCGACGGCGACCCGACGGTGGTGCTGAACGGCCACCTCGACGTGGTGCCGGCCGACGAGCCGGGGGAGTGGGCACACGACCCGTACGACCCGACCGTCGAGGACGGCCGGATGTACGGCCGCGGGACCGTCGACATGAAGGCCGGGATCGCGATCGCGATGCTCACCGCGGAGCGGCTTCGGGACGAACTGGAGAGCGGGTCCCTCGACGGCAGCGTCGTCGTGCACGCGGCCATGGGCGAGGAGACCGGCGACCCGGGGACGAAGAGCCTCCTCGACGCGGGCTACGACGGCGACTACGGCGTCGTCCTCGAACCGACGGGGATGCGGACGGCGACGAGCGCGAAGGGGCTGGGCTGGTACGAGGTCACCGTCGGCGGCGAGGCGTCCCACGCGAGCCGCCCGGACCAGGGGTCGAACGCGGTCCGCAACGCCGAGCCGGTGCTCGACGCGATCGCGGAGTACGACGCCGAACTGCGCGAGCGGGTGGACGACCTCGTCGGGCCGGCATACGCCACCGTGACGGCGTTCGAGGCCGGCGTCGGGTCGAACCGCGGCATCCTCCCGGGCGCGGCGCACATCACGCTCGACCGCCGGGTGCTGCCCGACGAATCGATCGAGGCCGTCGACCGCGAGGTCGCGGACCTGCTCGCCGCGGTCGAGCGTGAGCACGGCGTCGAGGTGACGTGGGAGCGGGACACGACCTACGAGTCGGCGGCGGTCCCGGTCGACAGCCCGCTGGCCGAGACGTTCCGGGCCCACTCAGCCGAGATCGCGGGGGTCGCCCCGGACCCGTACGGCATCCGGGCCGCGACGGACGTGCGCAACTTCGTCAACGACGCCGGGATGGAAGCGGTCACCTGGGGGCCGGGCAGCCTCGCGCGGGCACACACCCGCGACGAGTTCGTGGAACTCGACGCGGTCGAGACCGGCCTCGAAGTGCTGGAGGCGGCGACGCGCGACCTGCTGAACGGCTGA
- a CDS encoding TRAM domain-containing protein — protein MADCPLADDCPSFSERIEGMGCQHYGDRGGKEWCNHYSQPIEDLKTQPVKQKEELVVDVEDIHESGAGVGRTEDGFIVLVDGVLPEARARVRITEVHSNHARAEEVERLPMEEPDEEDEDDADATDAAETDDEDDRGGPREQLGSRDNFWGS, from the coding sequence ATGGCGGACTGTCCACTCGCCGACGACTGCCCCAGTTTCTCCGAGCGGATCGAGGGGATGGGATGTCAACACTACGGCGACCGCGGCGGCAAGGAGTGGTGCAACCACTACAGCCAGCCGATAGAGGACCTGAAGACCCAGCCGGTGAAACAGAAGGAGGAACTCGTCGTCGACGTCGAGGACATCCACGAGAGCGGGGCCGGCGTCGGCCGGACCGAGGACGGCTTCATCGTCCTCGTCGACGGCGTCCTCCCGGAGGCCCGGGCCCGCGTGCGCATCACGGAGGTGCACTCGAACCACGCCCGCGCCGAGGAGGTCGAACGGCTCCCGATGGAGGAGCCCGACGAGGAGGACGAGGACGACGCGGACGCAACCGACGCCGCCGAGACGGACGACGAGGACGACCGTGGCGGCCCCCGCGAACAGCTCGGGAGCCGGGACAACTTCTGGGGCTCGTGA
- a CDS encoding Tfx family DNA-binding protein, producing MSEGDDAVDAIEGDVDDLLDRVGFDPAESVLTRRQAEVLALRQRGAAQSAIADLLGTSRANVSSVEASARRNVEKARETVAFAEALKAPVQIEVAPGTDLYDVPQRVYDACDEAGVKVSYTAPDLMKIVSDAAGDAVTGREVSTALLVGVTSDGSVRVRQPE from the coding sequence ATGAGCGAGGGTGACGACGCCGTGGACGCGATCGAGGGCGACGTCGACGACCTGCTGGACCGGGTCGGCTTCGACCCGGCCGAGAGCGTGCTGACCCGCCGGCAAGCGGAGGTGCTGGCGCTGCGACAGCGCGGCGCGGCGCAGTCCGCGATCGCCGACCTGCTGGGCACCTCGCGGGCGAACGTCTCCAGCGTCGAGGCGAGCGCGCGGCGAAACGTCGAGAAGGCCCGGGAGACGGTCGCGTTCGCGGAGGCGCTGAAAGCGCCCGTCCAGATCGAGGTCGCCCCCGGGACGGACCTGTACGACGTGCCCCAGCGCGTCTACGACGCCTGCGACGAGGCCGGCGTGAAGGTGAGCTACACCGCCCCGGACCTGATGAAGATAGTCAGCGACGCCGCCGGCGACGCGGTCACCGGCCGCGAGGTGAGCACGGCGCTGCTCGTCGGGGTCACGAGCGACGGCAGCGTCCGCGTCCGCCAGCCGGAGTGA
- a CDS encoding SDR family oxidoreductase: MDLNVDGNAALVTASSSGLGLASAKALAREGANVTICGRSEDRLDSAKADVESVADGEVRALPADITNRDEVAALVEETVDAFGGLDHVVTSAGGVPSGAFLDMDQADWYDAYDMLVMSHVWTLQEAHPYLEASNAGSVVSITSTSVREAIDGLILSNAVRRAVIGTVKTVAREFAPDVRANAVLPGAHETPRIQELVEQSLDRGEYDSYEEGLQDWSSDIPLGRVGDPMELGDAVAFLSSDRASFVTGAAVPVDGGRLRS, translated from the coding sequence ATGGACCTGAACGTCGACGGCAACGCGGCGCTCGTCACCGCGAGTTCGAGCGGCCTCGGGCTCGCAAGCGCGAAGGCGCTCGCCCGCGAGGGCGCGAACGTGACCATCTGCGGCCGGAGCGAGGACCGCCTCGACTCGGCGAAGGCGGACGTCGAATCGGTCGCCGACGGCGAGGTGCGCGCGCTCCCGGCCGACATCACGAACCGCGACGAGGTCGCCGCCCTGGTCGAGGAGACGGTCGACGCGTTCGGCGGGCTGGACCACGTCGTCACCTCCGCCGGGGGCGTCCCGAGCGGGGCCTTCCTCGACATGGACCAGGCGGACTGGTACGACGCCTACGACATGCTCGTGATGAGCCACGTCTGGACGCTGCAGGAGGCACACCCGTACCTCGAGGCCAGCAACGCCGGGAGCGTCGTCTCGATCACCTCCACGAGCGTCCGCGAGGCGATCGACGGCCTGATCCTCTCGAACGCCGTCCGGCGGGCGGTCATCGGCACCGTCAAGACCGTCGCCCGGGAGTTCGCGCCGGACGTGCGGGCAAACGCCGTCCTGCCGGGCGCACACGAGACGCCGCGCATCCAGGAACTCGTCGAGCAGTCGCTCGACCGCGGCGAGTACGACAGCTACGAGGAGGGGTTGCAGGACTGGTCGTCGGACATCCCGCTCGGGCGCGTCGGCGACCCGATGGAACTGGGCGACGCCGTCGCCTTCCTCTCCAGCGACCGCGCGAGCTTCGTCACCGGCGCGGCGGTGCCGGTCGACGGCGGCCGCCTGCGCTCCTGA
- a CDS encoding mannose-1-phosphate guanylyltransferase, translating to MVTALADRTLVAVVLAGGTGTRLYPASRSDRPKQFRSFGGDRSLLARTADRVAFADETVVLTREAFADDVPDHAPDADVLVEPAPRDTGPALAYAAARLRERFDDAVLLCVPSDHHVRGDFAGAARRAARVADDTDGLVAMGVEPTRPATGYGYVEPGPERETATGDAYAPVARFREKPDRGTAADLVADCYWNAGVFAWTPDAFLRECRDTPLGPIAAAADGDAADPAALRDAVEAVDPVSVDYAVMERTDDAYVVPASVEWDDLGSWDALSRVLETDAAGNAVLGDALTVDAADNVVATDGETHVAVVGAEGLVVAAYGDRVLVAPTDEAQRVREVVERLREEGAF from the coding sequence GTGGTGACGGCGCTCGCCGACCGCACGCTCGTCGCGGTGGTTCTGGCTGGCGGCACGGGCACGCGGCTCTACCCCGCCAGCAGGAGCGACCGCCCCAAGCAGTTCCGGTCGTTCGGCGGCGACCGGTCGCTGCTCGCCCGGACCGCCGACCGCGTCGCGTTCGCCGACGAGACAGTCGTCCTCACCCGCGAGGCGTTCGCCGACGACGTGCCCGACCACGCGCCCGACGCCGACGTGCTGGTCGAACCCGCCCCGCGGGACACCGGGCCCGCGCTCGCCTACGCCGCGGCCCGCCTCCGCGAGCGCTTCGACGACGCCGTCCTGCTGTGCGTCCCGAGCGACCACCACGTCCGGGGTGACTTCGCCGGGGCCGCGCGCCGCGCCGCCCGCGTCGCCGACGACACGGACGGCCTCGTCGCCATGGGCGTCGAGCCGACCCGTCCCGCCACCGGGTACGGTTACGTCGAGCCCGGTCCCGAGCGCGAGACGGCGACCGGCGACGCGTACGCGCCGGTCGCGCGGTTCCGGGAGAAGCCCGACCGTGGGACTGCGGCGGATCTCGTCGCCGACTGCTACTGGAACGCCGGCGTCTTCGCGTGGACGCCAGACGCCTTCCTCCGGGAGTGCCGGGACACGCCGCTCGGCCCGATAGCGGCGGCCGCCGACGGGGACGCTGCCGACCCGGCCGCGCTCCGGGACGCCGTCGAGGCGGTCGACCCGGTCAGCGTCGACTACGCCGTCATGGAGCGAACCGACGACGCGTACGTGGTCCCGGCGTCGGTGGAGTGGGACGACCTCGGGTCGTGGGACGCGCTGTCGCGGGTGCTGGAGACGGACGCGGCCGGCAACGCGGTGCTTGGCGACGCGCTGACGGTCGACGCCGCGGACAACGTGGTCGCGACCGACGGCGAGACACACGTCGCGGTGGTCGGGGCAGAGGGCCTCGTCGTCGCGGCGTACGGGGACCGCGTGCTGGTCGCCCCGACGGACGAGGCCCAGCGCGTCCGAGAGGTCGTCGAGCGCCTCCGCGAGGAGGGCGCGTTCTGA
- a CDS encoding DUF7091 family protein — MSDDGRVSRFIRSTARKAGEQYGEAKRAYRSARLQHGLPTDDAGRARIVCRRYAEKRTAKIDDRGRPACYEAGHPDCEGCAEDVREGRVETW, encoded by the coding sequence GTGAGCGACGACGGCCGCGTCTCGCGGTTCATCAGGTCGACCGCCCGCAAGGCCGGCGAGCAGTACGGCGAGGCGAAGCGGGCGTACCGCTCGGCGCGCCTCCAGCACGGCCTGCCGACCGACGACGCCGGGCGCGCGCGGATCGTCTGCCGGCGCTACGCGGAGAAGCGGACCGCGAAGATAGACGACCGCGGCCGCCCGGCCTGCTACGAGGCCGGCCACCCCGACTGCGAGGGCTGTGCGGAGGACGTCCGCGAGGGGCGGGTCGAGACGTGGTGA
- a CDS encoding alkaline phosphatase family protein, with translation MTTVVLGWDGLDAELVEAFGLGGAFGAHGHRIDTFDNPVLGKPHTYELWPSIVTGAPPAEHGVHAATDDEGVAWGNPAIAATARLARRVVPEQLRTRVGAALRQRGAGLDFKTADWYRERGVDTVFDGRTARAVTVPNYVTERDRRLGLDADRGAALGDFLAVGEGDDEGTVHAPRVSVPELEERLVGEATEKLGVVRACAQREYDIVFVWLGYLDTVGHLAPVVDESGWQERGYRLAAALTGEVADALAPDDALVCVSDHGLRDGDHTHDAYLAADDPAAVRGVESVLDVREGIERVTPASGERTDPPVRERFRGEGSAASQDAAEVRDQLEDLGYL, from the coding sequence GTGACCACGGTCGTCCTCGGCTGGGACGGGCTGGACGCCGAACTCGTCGAGGCGTTCGGCCTGGGCGGCGCGTTCGGCGCGCACGGGCACCGCATCGACACATTCGACAACCCGGTGCTCGGGAAACCCCACACCTACGAGCTATGGCCCTCGATTGTCACGGGCGCGCCGCCCGCCGAGCACGGCGTCCATGCGGCCACTGACGACGAGGGCGTCGCCTGGGGCAACCCGGCCATCGCGGCGACCGCCCGCCTCGCGCGCCGCGTCGTGCCAGAGCAGTTGCGGACCCGGGTCGGCGCGGCGCTCCGCCAGCGCGGGGCCGGACTCGACTTCAAGACGGCCGACTGGTACCGCGAGCGCGGCGTCGACACGGTGTTCGACGGCCGGACCGCGCGGGCCGTCACGGTGCCGAACTACGTGACCGAACGCGACCGGCGGCTCGGCCTCGACGCGGACCGGGGCGCGGCGCTCGGCGACTTCCTCGCCGTCGGCGAGGGCGACGACGAGGGGACGGTCCACGCCCCACGCGTCTCCGTCCCCGAACTGGAGGAGCGGCTGGTCGGCGAGGCGACCGAGAAGCTCGGCGTCGTCCGGGCCTGCGCGCAGCGCGAGTACGACATCGTCTTCGTCTGGCTGGGCTATCTGGACACGGTGGGCCACCTCGCGCCGGTCGTCGACGAGTCGGGCTGGCAGGAACGCGGGTACCGCCTCGCCGCCGCGCTAACGGGGGAGGTCGCCGACGCGCTCGCGCCGGACGACGCCCTCGTCTGCGTCTCCGACCACGGCCTCCGCGACGGCGACCACACGCACGACGCGTACCTCGCCGCCGACGACCCGGCGGCCGTCCGGGGCGTGGAGTCGGTGCTCGACGTGCGCGAGGGGATCGAACGCGTCACGCCGGCCTCTGGAGAGCGGACCGACCCGCCGGTTCGTGAGCGGTTCCGCGGCGAGGGGTCCGCCGCCTCGCAGGACGCCGCGGAGGTCCGCGACCAACTGGAGGATCTGGGCTACCTCTGA